A stretch of DNA from Candidatus Hydrogenedens sp.:
GCTATCCATCAGAACATCCTGCAAATCGCGTATTTGCCTCACTAATTGGGAACATCGACCAATTATTATAATTAAAACTGCATTCTAATAGAACGATGCCTACCTCCTCAGAGGTAGGCATCATAATTTTATCCAATATTATTCTTTTGCAAAATTTGTGATAAAATCTATCTATGTAAAAATATCAATAAGAGATGGGATAAGAATGTATGAGTGTTACAAATAAAAGTATTGATGAAAAAGTGCATAGTATTCTTTCAGAACAAGCATTACAAATTATCAAACACCTTAACATAGGGGCGTATGTTGTCTCACCAGAACGGGAAATTTATTTATGGAACGATAAAGCCAAAGAAATAACAGGCTATAGCCAAGAGGAAGTAGAAGGGAGAAAGTGTCAAGATAATATTTTAAGGCATGTAGATGACAATGGGACTGAACTGTGCATTCAAGGTTGCCCCTTATACGAAACAATTAAAGATGGGCAACTCCGTAAGGCTCGCGTTTATTTGCGACATAAGGCAGGTTTTCGAATGCCTGTAAAAGTGGAGACACTACCAATTATGGTAAACAACGAGATTAAAGGTGCTATTGAATTTTTTCAAGAGGATACTGAAGAACTTAATTTATTAGAAGAACTTCGGAGAACCCGTGAAAAAGCACTCATTTGCCCTTTAACCGAGATTGGAAACCGCAGGTATACAGAACAAGTACTGGAAGACCGTTTAGAAGAAATGAAGCGATTAAAAAGCAGTTTGGGATTATTCTTTATGGACATTGATGATTTTAAATGTATTAATGATACTTATGGACATCCTATTGGCGATATTGTCTTAAAGATGGTTGCCCGAACTTTAGTTAACATTATGCGACCTTACGATTTTGTAGGGCGTTGGGGTGGAGAAGAAATGGTCGCAATTATTCCTCATGTAAAACAGGAAGAATTATATCCTCTGGGAGAGCGATTTCGTAAATTAATTTCCGCAAGTAGTATCAAAACAACACAAGGCAGGTTAAATGTTACCGTATCTATCGGAGCTACCATCTCCAACGAAAATGATACCATCCAATCTATTATTGAACGGGCTGACCAGATGATGTATATAAGTAAAAGGGAGGGTAAAAACCGCGTTACAGTCTACAACGGGTAAAACAGCTTCTATAAAAAATTACTTATCCGTTCTTTACTTTATGAATAATGTCTGTTGTAGAGTGTCCTTCAACACCAGGAATAATAGCAATACGACCACCGTAACTTTCTA
This window harbors:
- a CDS encoding sensor domain-containing diguanylate cyclase encodes the protein MSVTNKSIDEKVHSILSEQALQIIKHLNIGAYVVSPEREIYLWNDKAKEITGYSQEEVEGRKCQDNILRHVDDNGTELCIQGCPLYETIKDGQLRKARVYLRHKAGFRMPVKVETLPIMVNNEIKGAIEFFQEDTEELNLLEELRRTREKALICPLTEIGNRRYTEQVLEDRLEEMKRLKSSLGLFFMDIDDFKCINDTYGHPIGDIVLKMVARTLVNIMRPYDFVGRWGGEEMVAIIPHVKQEELYPLGERFRKLISASSIKTTQGRLNVTVSIGATISNENDTIQSIIERADQMMYISKREGKNRVTVYNG